From the Thamnophis elegans isolate rThaEle1 chromosome 11, rThaEle1.pri, whole genome shotgun sequence genome, one window contains:
- the RNF2 gene encoding E3 ubiquitin-protein ligase RING2 — protein sequence MSQAVQTNGTQPLSKTWELSLYELQRTPQEAITDGLEIVVSPRSLHSELMCPICLDMLKNTMTTKECLHRFCADCIITALRSGNKECPTCRKKLVSKRSLRPDPNFDALISKIYPSRDEYEAHQERVLARISKHNNQQALSHSIEEGLKIQALNRLQRGKKQQIENGSGAEDNGDSSHCSNASTHSNQEAGPSNKRTKTSDDSGLELDNNNTTVAIDPVLDGASEIELVFRPHPTLMENDDSAQTRYIKTSGNATVDHLSKYLAVRLALEELRSKGESNQMNLETASEKQYTIYIATANGQFTVLNGSFSLELVSEKYWKVNKPMELYYAPTKEHK from the exons atgTCTCAGGCTGTACAGACAAATGGCACGCAACCATTGAGCAAAACATGGGAACTCAGCTTATATGAACTTCAACGAACACCTCAG GAAGCTATAACAGATGGCCTGGAGATAGTGGTGTCACCCCGAAGTCTCCACAGTGAGCTAATGTGTCCCATTTGTTTGGATATGCTGAAAAATACCATGACTACTAAGGAATGTCTACATCGATTTTGTGCCGATTGCATTATCACAGCCCTTAGAAGTGG aaACAAAGAATGCCCTACATGTCGTAAAAAGCTTGTTTCCAAAAGATCTTTGAGAccagatccaaattttgatgccCTCATCAGTAAAATTTACCCAAGTCGTGATGAATATGAGGCTCACCAGGAGAGAGTTTTAGCAAGGATCAGCAAGCACAATAATCAGCAAGCTTTGAGCCACAGCATTGAGGAAGGCCTGAAAATCCAAGCCTTGAACAG GTTACAGAGAGGAAAGAAGCAACAAATAGAGAATGGCAGCGGAGCAGAAGACAATGGCGACAGTTCGCATTGCAGTAATGCTTCAACCCACAGCAATCAGGAGGCTGGACCAAGTAACAAAAGGACCAAAACCTCTGACGATTCTGGGCTTGAACTGGACAATAACAATACAACAGTTGCCATAGACCCAGTGCTGGATGGCGCAAGTGAAATAGAATTAGTTTTCAGACCCCATCCTACGCTTATGGAAAATGATGACAGTGCACAGACGAG GTATATTAAGACCTCGGGCAACGCTACTGTTGATCACTTGTCCAAGTACCTCGCTGTGAGGCTGGCCTTAGAAGAGCTTCGGAGCAAAGGAGAGTCTAATCAGATGAATCTGGAGACAGCCAGTGAGAAGCAATACACAATTTATATTGCTACAGCTAACGGCCAATTCACC GTATTAAACGGTTCTTTTTCCTTGGAGTTGGTCAGTGAAAAGTACTGGAAAGTGAATAAGCCGATGGAGCTCTACTACGCACCAACAAAGGAACACAAATAA